The Methanomassiliicoccales archaeon genome has a segment encoding these proteins:
- the dcm gene encoding DNA (cytosine-5-)-methyltransferase yields MQRTVIELFAGVGGFHLGLSRSGWNVVWADQWEPGKKEQWAFRCYEGHFNSSGTQCVNEDISKVDTSEMPPAKLLVGGFPCQDYSVATSNAHGIEGKKGVLWWHIERLLRDNIDRGTAIPYVLLENVDRLVKSPSKQRGRDFGIILSCLNNLGYVAEWRVINAADYGYPQKRRRTFIFATLANGTVDRLYSSRSDVKVLTKDGFFAKEFPSAPVKGQNGSSICLLADLVMMTKQFEFNFENAGFMKDGRVFTLKVNTTHVRDKKSGKGTLGSILEKDVDEKYLIPPEWIGDEANRGNEGFRNTWRYCKGAKNEARVHRNGHAYRYNEGGIPFPDKLDEPSRTMLTIEGNRRPNRICHIIPVDPEKNLYRVLTPVETERLNGFDDNWTEGMPEKWRYFCMGNALVVGVIEQMGRRLMELAKEADKNTSGSPANRKKGGTIIGPLDICDGSN; encoded by the coding sequence ATGCAACGGACCGTCATCGAGCTGTTCGCTGGTGTGGGTGGGTTCCATCTCGGACTTTCTAGAAGCGGCTGGAACGTCGTATGGGCGGACCAGTGGGAACCAGGAAAGAAGGAGCAGTGGGCGTTCCGATGCTATGAGGGGCACTTCAACAGCTCTGGCACGCAATGTGTGAACGAGGACATCTCCAAGGTTGATACCTCTGAAATGCCTCCTGCAAAATTGCTGGTCGGCGGGTTCCCTTGTCAGGACTACTCAGTGGCCACCTCGAATGCCCACGGTATCGAAGGGAAGAAAGGTGTTCTCTGGTGGCACATTGAAAGGCTCCTCAGGGACAACATCGATAGAGGAACAGCGATACCATACGTCCTACTGGAGAACGTGGATAGGCTTGTGAAGTCCCCATCTAAACAGAGAGGCAGGGACTTTGGAATAATCCTTTCATGCCTCAACAACCTTGGATACGTAGCTGAGTGGAGAGTAATCAACGCTGCCGATTACGGATACCCGCAAAAGAGGAGAAGAACGTTCATCTTCGCCACACTAGCCAATGGCACGGTCGACAGGCTCTATTCTTCAAGGTCGGACGTCAAGGTCCTGACCAAGGACGGTTTCTTCGCCAAGGAGTTTCCCAGCGCACCCGTCAAGGGACAGAACGGCTCGTCCATCTGCCTTTTAGCCGACCTGGTCATGATGACCAAACAGTTCGAGTTCAATTTCGAGAATGCCGGGTTCATGAAGGACGGAAGGGTGTTCACTCTGAAGGTAAACACTACCCATGTCCGAGATAAAAAATCCGGAAAAGGCACCTTAGGAAGCATCCTCGAAAAAGATGTGGATGAAAAGTATCTGATTCCTCCGGAATGGATAGGTGATGAGGCCAACCGAGGGAACGAGGGGTTCAGAAATACCTGGAGATACTGCAAGGGCGCGAAGAACGAGGCCCGGGTCCATCGGAACGGACACGCCTATAGATATAATGAGGGAGGAATACCGTTCCCGGACAAGCTCGACGAGCCTTCAAGGACCATGTTGACCATCGAAGGCAATCGTAGACCTAACCGGATATGTCACATCATTCCGGTCGACCCGGAAAAGAACCTCTATCGGGTCCTGACCCCGGTCGAGACCGAGAGATTGAACGGGTTCGATGATAATTGGACGGAAGGAATGCCGGAGAAGTGGAGGTACTTCTGCATGGGCAACGCCCTTGTGGTCGGCGTCATAGAGCAGATGGGCAGGCGATTGATGGAACTCGCTAAAGAAGCTGATAAAAATACATCTGGATCCCCTGCAAATAGGAAAAAAGGGGGAACGATCATAGGACCACTGGACATATGCGATGGGTCAAATTGA
- a CDS encoding glutamate synthase-related protein — MYERYHIHTEVIPGRHKPVPKFLVHRADNCINCGKCERACVYDAHKRDANDPRKMAEPDSMLCKNCFRCVVECPQRALSIKVNEEFKALGNGVWTPVRVTTMWNEAENAKIPVLGAGYRGTFSGPGFDAMWTDMSEIVRPTRDGIHGREFISTAVDIGRKPSVLTFDEQRRLLTDMGTIVDLPVPFLLDVSRLDVTDAVMKGIAGAASELGTLLVLSIGLMDKLGGEIKAEMLVPIISGPADLDRLSPHVRMVEIEPADNWKAVLKDLKAKRPGLLVGIRLRSSPDLPSTVDEMAKEADVLHVLFEESGMDGSGAYARDAMRKLHKHLVSVGLRDSVTIISSGGLAAAEMVPKSIICGADAVTLERAMKVALGCHACAECGKDCTADVKNAPQEFARQRVTNLCSAWRDQMLEMLGAMGIREVRRIRGETGRAIFEEDAHRDAFSGIEGGAKVD; from the coding sequence GTGTATGAGCGCTACCACATCCACACCGAAGTGATACCCGGACGGCATAAGCCAGTTCCTAAGTTCCTGGTGCATCGGGCGGATAACTGCATCAATTGCGGGAAGTGCGAGAGGGCCTGCGTGTACGACGCGCACAAGCGCGATGCGAACGACCCGCGGAAGATGGCCGAGCCTGACAGCATGCTGTGCAAGAACTGCTTCCGCTGCGTCGTCGAGTGCCCGCAGAGAGCGCTCTCCATCAAGGTGAACGAGGAGTTCAAGGCTCTCGGGAACGGCGTTTGGACCCCGGTGCGCGTGACCACCATGTGGAACGAGGCGGAGAACGCCAAGATCCCGGTGCTGGGCGCTGGGTACCGCGGAACTTTCTCCGGACCGGGCTTCGACGCCATGTGGACGGACATGTCCGAGATCGTCCGCCCCACCAGGGACGGCATACACGGAAGGGAGTTCATCTCCACCGCCGTGGACATCGGGCGCAAGCCTTCCGTCCTGACCTTCGATGAGCAAAGGCGTCTCCTCACCGACATGGGCACGATCGTCGACCTTCCGGTCCCGTTCCTACTGGACGTCTCTCGTTTGGATGTAACCGACGCCGTGATGAAAGGCATCGCCGGCGCCGCCAGCGAGCTGGGGACGCTGCTGGTTCTGTCCATCGGTCTGATGGATAAATTGGGCGGGGAGATCAAGGCCGAGATGCTGGTGCCCATAATATCCGGGCCGGCCGACCTGGACCGCCTTTCGCCCCACGTGCGCATGGTGGAGATAGAGCCCGCCGACAACTGGAAGGCGGTGCTGAAGGACCTCAAGGCCAAGCGGCCGGGACTGCTGGTCGGCATACGGTTGAGATCGTCGCCGGACCTTCCGTCCACCGTGGACGAGATGGCCAAAGAGGCCGACGTGCTGCACGTCCTCTTCGAGGAGAGCGGGATGGACGGAAGCGGTGCGTACGCCAGGGACGCCATGCGCAAACTGCATAAGCACCTGGTCTCCGTCGGTCTCCGGGATAGTGTGACCATCATATCCTCCGGCGGACTGGCCGCGGCGGAGATGGTACCCAAGAGCATCATCTGCGGAGCCGACGCGGTGACGCTGGAGAGGGCGATGAAGGTGGCCCTGGGCTGCCATGCCTGCGCGGAGTGCGGTAAGGACTGCACGGCCGACGTGAAGAATGCGCCACAGGAGTTTGCCAGGCAGAGGGTGACCAACCTCTGCAGCGCCTGGAGGGACCAGATGTTGGAGATGCTTGGCGCCATGGGGATACGCGAGGTGCGCCGCATTAGGGGCGAGACCGGACGTGCGATATTCGAGGAGGACGCGCACCGTGACGCCTTCTCCGGTATCGAAGGGGGTGCCAAAGTTGACTGA
- a CDS encoding aminotransferase class I/II-fold pyridoxal phosphate-dependent enzyme — MRDPASFLKQEYQDLVDQSLDWRIAKLQGASTPWCKVDGKRVLMFCSNNYLGLSNHPHMKELAKKAVESHGVGSGSVRSIAGTMDLHLELEERLAKFKRCPASLVYQTGFAANSGLIPQLVGKGDLIISDELNHGSIIDGVRLSTAERAIYKHCDVSDLALKLEEIEKKQPAYRRILIITDGVFSMDGDMAPLDQIAKLAKQHGAMLYVDDAHGEGVLGEGGRGIVSHFHLDHLSVQVEMGTFSKAFGVVGGHVSGSLDLKNFALNKSRTWLLSGSHPPAVVAACIGAIDVLENEPQHVRNLWARTNYFRKAMQDLGFDTGKSVTPIIPVMVGDSANARQLSQRLYQEDVFALPIVFPMVAKDKARIRTIMNAALTEKDLDFAIGKFEKIGKELHII, encoded by the coding sequence ATGAGAGATCCCGCCTCATTCCTCAAGCAAGAGTACCAGGACCTGGTCGACCAATCGCTGGACTGGCGCATCGCCAAGTTGCAAGGGGCGAGCACGCCGTGGTGCAAGGTCGACGGGAAGAGGGTGCTCATGTTCTGCTCCAACAACTACCTGGGCTTGAGCAATCACCCGCACATGAAGGAGCTGGCCAAGAAGGCCGTAGAGAGCCACGGGGTCGGTTCCGGCTCCGTGAGGTCGATAGCGGGCACCATGGACCTGCACCTGGAGCTGGAGGAGCGGTTGGCCAAGTTCAAGAGGTGCCCCGCCTCGTTGGTGTACCAGACGGGCTTCGCCGCCAATTCTGGCCTCATACCTCAGCTGGTGGGGAAGGGCGACCTCATCATCTCTGACGAGCTCAACCACGGCAGCATCATTGACGGTGTGCGATTATCGACGGCGGAGAGGGCCATCTACAAACACTGCGACGTCAGCGACCTGGCCCTGAAACTGGAGGAGATCGAGAAGAAGCAGCCGGCCTACCGCCGCATCCTGATCATCACCGACGGCGTCTTCTCCATGGACGGGGACATGGCCCCGCTGGACCAGATAGCCAAGCTCGCTAAGCAACACGGCGCCATGCTCTACGTGGACGACGCCCACGGCGAGGGCGTGCTGGGGGAGGGCGGACGAGGTATCGTCTCCCACTTCCATTTGGACCACCTCAGCGTGCAGGTGGAGATGGGCACGTTCTCCAAAGCGTTCGGCGTGGTCGGCGGGCACGTCTCCGGTTCCCTGGACCTCAAGAACTTCGCTCTCAACAAATCTCGCACCTGGCTCCTCAGCGGCTCGCACCCGCCGGCGGTGGTGGCCGCCTGCATCGGGGCGATAGACGTGCTGGAGAACGAGCCGCAGCACGTGAGGAACCTGTGGGCCAGGACGAACTATTTCCGAAAAGCCATGCAGGACCTGGGGTTCGACACCGGCAAGAGCGTCACCCCCATCATCCCGGTCATGGTCGGGGACAGCGCCAATGCCAGGCAGCTGAGCCAGAGGCTGTACCAGGAGGATGTCTTCGCGTTGCCGATAGTGTTCCCGATGGTGGCCAAGGACAAGGCGCGCATACGCACCATCATGAACGCCGCTCTGACCGAGAAGGACCTCGACTTCGCCATCGGCAAGTTCGAGAAGATCGGGAAGGAACTGCACATCATCTGA
- a CDS encoding NAD-dependent epimerase/dehydratase family protein, producing MSRKIMVAGATGQIGSELIVELRKRYGNDNVIAVGHSRAPSKELAEAGPYETANILDIKQIDDLCVKYDIGTIYHLAAVLSGIGEKDPQFAWDLNMNGLINVLEIARKRNIKVFWPSSIAVFGNNCPHVNTPQDTVLQPTTMYGVTKVAGELLCDYYHSKYGVDVRSVRYAGIISAETPPGGGTTDYAVAIFYEAVRKNQYTCFVNEMTVLPMMYMPDCINAAISVMEAPTKDLSTRLAYNLNGLSFSAAELAKIVAKRSPGFKIEYQPDFRQVIADSWPDSMDDSRATKDWGWKAEWNLDRLADDMFARLRKRKEQGRL from the coding sequence TTGAGCAGAAAGATAATGGTAGCTGGCGCGACCGGCCAGATCGGTTCTGAACTGATCGTTGAACTGAGAAAGAGGTACGGCAACGACAACGTCATAGCCGTCGGCCACAGCCGCGCTCCCTCCAAGGAGCTCGCGGAGGCCGGTCCCTACGAGACCGCCAATATCCTCGACATCAAGCAGATCGACGACCTGTGCGTGAAGTACGACATCGGCACCATATACCACCTGGCCGCGGTCCTTTCCGGCATCGGTGAAAAAGATCCCCAGTTCGCCTGGGACCTTAACATGAATGGGCTGATCAACGTTCTCGAGATCGCCCGCAAGCGCAACATCAAGGTCTTCTGGCCTAGTTCTATCGCCGTCTTCGGCAACAACTGTCCTCACGTGAATACGCCTCAGGATACCGTCCTGCAACCCACCACCATGTACGGCGTGACCAAGGTCGCCGGGGAGCTCCTATGCGATTACTATCATAGTAAGTATGGCGTGGACGTCCGTAGCGTTCGTTACGCGGGCATAATCAGCGCGGAGACGCCCCCGGGCGGCGGGACGACGGACTATGCGGTCGCCATCTTCTACGAGGCGGTGCGCAAGAACCAGTACACCTGCTTCGTGAACGAGATGACCGTCTTACCGATGATGTACATGCCCGACTGCATCAACGCGGCCATCAGCGTCATGGAGGCGCCCACGAAGGACCTCAGCACTCGCCTGGCCTACAACCTTAATGGGCTGAGCTTCTCCGCCGCGGAGCTGGCGAAAATCGTCGCCAAGCGCAGCCCGGGATTCAAGATAGAGTACCAGCCTGATTTCCGCCAGGTCATCGCCGATTCCTGGCCGGACTCCATGGATGACTCACGTGCTACAAAGGACTGGGGCTGGAAGGCGGAGTGGAACCTGGACCGCCTGGCCGACGATATGTTCGCCCGGCTCCGAAAGAGGAAGGAGCAGGGCAGACTCTGA
- a CDS encoding winged helix-turn-helix domain-containing protein, which yields MQGKTRRSVLEALEKGPRTPTNIADTTGEHLPHVSRALGELSENGLLKCMTPKSSKNRIYTITEEGRKVLSKLREMG from the coding sequence ATGCAGGGAAAGACCCGAAGGTCTGTTCTTGAAGCCCTTGAGAAAGGACCGAGAACTCCAACCAATATAGCAGATACCACTGGTGAACACCTTCCTCATGTTTCCAGGGCACTTGGTGAGCTTAGTGAGAATGGGTTGTTGAAATGCATGACACCAAAAAGCTCAAAGAACAGGATATATACAATTACTGAGGAAGGTAGAAAGGTCCTAAGCAAACTCCGCGAGATGGGATGA
- a CDS encoding glutamate synthase-related protein gives MTEEYTCVPEASWIPSERLKFVNRYIVERKDACISCGLCETLCPYGVHKRMEGHAKILPPYNQRCIGPSCQSNDFYCASHCPTHSLSVRASETFSALGDVRWTTEMILATWQMAETGEPLPLDHPGNTGNAGGGFDHLHFKLGNVPDKVDYREFSTAIDLNRRGGKKRRISLPIYGGGMSYGSISLHTMVARARAAKAWGTYTCTGEGGYPVELIPYQDNVITQIATGLFGVKEETIMRAPIVEFKYAQGAKPGLGGHLLGDKNTPLVAKMREAVPGTSLFSPFPFHSVYSVEDHKKHLDWIASINPRALLSVKVSTPNDVEMVAIGSYYAGAHIVHLDGGYGGTGAAPEIAKKNIAMPIEYAIPKVHRFLTNEGVRDSVTLIASGGMRTALDVAKAIALGADGVVIGTAELVALGCVRCGNCESGRGCPRGIATTDPVLFLQMDTDWGSQRLINLYSAWRKQWCHLLASFGMKDINELRGRTDLLRYDEGKEVQA, from the coding sequence TTGACTGAGGAGTACACGTGCGTGCCGGAGGCCTCCTGGATACCGTCCGAGAGGCTGAAGTTCGTCAACCGCTACATCGTGGAGCGGAAGGACGCCTGCATCTCCTGCGGGCTGTGCGAGACGTTATGCCCCTACGGAGTGCACAAGAGGATGGAGGGGCACGCGAAGATATTGCCCCCGTACAACCAGAGGTGCATCGGGCCTTCCTGCCAAAGCAATGACTTCTACTGCGCCTCCCACTGCCCCACACATTCGTTGAGCGTCAGGGCCAGCGAGACCTTCAGCGCCCTCGGCGACGTCAGGTGGACCACGGAGATGATACTGGCGACCTGGCAGATGGCCGAGACCGGCGAACCGTTACCGCTGGACCACCCCGGCAACACCGGGAACGCCGGGGGCGGCTTCGACCACCTGCACTTCAAGCTTGGTAACGTTCCGGATAAGGTCGATTACAGAGAGTTCTCCACGGCCATCGACCTTAACCGCCGGGGCGGGAAGAAGCGGCGCATATCTCTGCCTATCTACGGCGGCGGCATGTCCTACGGTTCCATATCGCTGCACACCATGGTCGCCCGCGCTCGGGCGGCCAAGGCCTGGGGCACGTACACCTGCACGGGCGAGGGCGGATATCCCGTCGAGCTCATCCCGTACCAGGACAACGTCATCACTCAGATCGCCACCGGCCTCTTTGGGGTGAAGGAAGAGACGATAATGCGCGCCCCGATAGTGGAGTTCAAGTACGCCCAGGGGGCCAAGCCCGGGCTGGGCGGCCATCTGCTGGGCGATAAGAACACACCGCTGGTGGCCAAGATGAGGGAGGCGGTGCCAGGCACCTCGCTCTTCTCGCCCTTCCCCTTCCACAGCGTGTACTCCGTGGAGGACCACAAGAAGCACCTGGACTGGATCGCCTCGATCAATCCAAGGGCGCTGCTGTCGGTCAAGGTCTCTACGCCCAACGACGTGGAGATGGTGGCCATCGGCTCGTACTACGCCGGGGCGCACATCGTGCACCTGGACGGCGGGTACGGAGGCACCGGGGCGGCCCCGGAGATCGCCAAGAAGAACATCGCCATGCCGATAGAGTATGCCATCCCCAAGGTGCACCGGTTCCTGACCAACGAGGGGGTACGCGACAGCGTTACCCTCATCGCCAGCGGGGGCATGCGTACGGCTTTGGATGTGGCCAAGGCCATCGCCCTAGGCGCGGACGGCGTGGTCATCGGGACCGCGGAGCTGGTAGCGCTGGGATGCGTGCGCTGCGGCAACTGCGAGTCGGGACGCGGGTGCCCGCGTGGCATAGCCACCACCGATCCGGTGCTGTTCCTGCAGATGGACACCGACTGGGGCTCGCAACGGCTGATCAACCTCTATTCTGCCTGGCGCAAGCAGTGGTGCCACCTTCTGGCCTCTTTCGGCATGAAGGACATCAACGAGCTGCGTGGACGCACGGATCTGCTGCGCTACGACGAGGGAAAGGAGGTGCAGGCATGA
- a CDS encoding sulfite exporter TauE/SafE family protein, which translates to MGTVLLVAIVLVFLIAMVFSMFGQGGGSVYTPTLFLLGYAVLISTSTSLVLNLITSVSAGYIFYRNKMIDFKTSMIFVPGICIGALIGGAMGNFVDTTVLLWLFVIFLIGVGARMFYTYWEKGKPEGECPTGFTPAMYALITVFGFAVGILSGLLGVGGGILVVPFMVYVCKYPTKFAAGSSHLIISFSALFGIIGHSAYGSLNLPLILVTGVAVLIGGNLGARTSMRFKSGAMKAGLGLIMLALAAQLILKLLGYM; encoded by the coding sequence ATGGGAACCGTCCTCCTGGTCGCCATCGTGCTGGTCTTCCTGATCGCGATGGTCTTCTCGATGTTCGGCCAGGGTGGGGGTTCGGTCTACACCCCCACATTATTTTTGCTCGGCTACGCGGTACTGATCTCAACCTCCACCTCCCTCGTCCTCAACCTGATCACGTCAGTGTCCGCAGGCTACATATTCTATCGCAACAAGATGATCGACTTCAAAACGTCCATGATCTTCGTGCCGGGCATATGCATCGGGGCTCTCATAGGCGGAGCCATGGGTAACTTTGTCGATACTACCGTCCTATTGTGGCTGTTCGTCATCTTCCTCATCGGGGTAGGGGCGCGGATGTTCTACACCTATTGGGAAAAGGGAAAGCCGGAGGGGGAATGTCCGACCGGTTTCACCCCGGCCATGTACGCGCTCATCACAGTCTTCGGGTTTGCTGTGGGGATACTTTCCGGCCTGCTCGGCGTCGGCGGTGGCATACTCGTCGTGCCCTTCATGGTCTACGTGTGCAAGTACCCAACGAAGTTCGCGGCCGGGTCGTCGCATCTGATCATATCTTTCTCGGCGCTCTTCGGGATCATAGGTCATTCGGCATACGGCAGCCTTAATCTTCCATTGATATTAGTGACGGGAGTAGCGGTGCTCATCGGAGGAAATCTTGGAGCGAGGACCAGTATGAGGTTCAAATCCGGAGCGATGAAGGCCGGGCTGGGCCTAATCATGTTGGCACTTGCCGCTCAGCTGATCTTGAAACTCCTGGGTTATATGTGA
- a CDS encoding FAD-binding protein, with translation MESNAGGQTITPERFRAKVEMSSGLAKELDVLNTPDLRVVVGNGERDLYSRDQADVPQLLKDVLIQYTPDAVAQPFTSEAAMAVLEFAKARGLAVIPRGSGSSPFGGSIPVNGGIVVDVGNLDKVLDVDVKNKRVRVQGGCRWADVDHALPQHGLRIISCPSSRFSTVAGWICGGGLGVGSLGGGHLSRIVTSVKLATPGGIITLQPPQEEFQAVFGSEGQLGVIVEATLKVKEIDRASRSHLLLFHDLDAAVEAAERLRRLSPLPEDLIYFSPGKLRYANKLLHGEHFGEGHALLVTSADAASEKAVVDLLSSLGIKEEPAYQARLLWHERSFPMKLRRLGPGMLGAEVLAPMSNLKAILHRAEDLCQEFDLDPLLEVHFMQGRESLLLCYYLTDQVNQSLYTLDAAKSMVVTSSLIGLGARPYSLGVWNNSFADHWPEEERERLRKAKDKLDPTNVMNPGKYFALKGRMFGAAGLVFSPLGSGTGFRFMARLHAPLGLVFRSLSSVSRKAMGPRKRDVLVEMANQCAMCGACVSVCPAYALTKDERVTARGKLLTAKAMAEGKEITKEHAHRAFLCMRCKACEQVCQSKLDLIPAYEELEARLEKKYGKDAVEIERFVRLAEVSPHYEEMISRGLVLGAPKNGMGGERRV, from the coding sequence ATGGAATCGAACGCTGGCGGCCAGACCATAACGCCCGAACGTTTCCGCGCCAAGGTGGAGATGTCCTCGGGACTGGCCAAAGAACTGGATGTGCTGAACACCCCCGACCTACGGGTCGTCGTCGGCAACGGTGAGAGGGACCTCTATTCCCGGGACCAGGCCGATGTGCCGCAGCTGTTGAAGGACGTTCTCATCCAATACACCCCGGACGCTGTGGCGCAGCCTTTTACCTCTGAGGCGGCCATGGCCGTCCTCGAGTTCGCCAAGGCTCGCGGCCTGGCGGTCATCCCCCGCGGTTCCGGCTCTTCGCCTTTCGGCGGTTCCATCCCCGTGAACGGCGGCATCGTGGTGGACGTTGGCAACCTGGACAAGGTGCTGGACGTGGACGTTAAGAACAAGCGTGTCCGCGTGCAGGGAGGCTGCCGCTGGGCGGACGTCGATCACGCCCTGCCCCAGCACGGGCTGCGCATCATCTCCTGCCCGTCCAGCCGATTCTCCACCGTGGCCGGCTGGATCTGCGGCGGCGGTCTAGGCGTGGGCTCCCTGGGCGGGGGGCACCTCAGCCGCATCGTCACCTCGGTGAAGCTGGCCACCCCCGGAGGCATCATCACCCTGCAGCCGCCCCAGGAGGAGTTCCAGGCGGTGTTCGGCAGCGAGGGCCAATTGGGCGTGATCGTCGAGGCCACCCTCAAGGTCAAGGAGATCGACCGCGCCTCCAGATCGCATCTGCTGCTCTTCCATGACCTTGATGCGGCCGTCGAAGCGGCCGAGAGGCTGCGCCGTTTGTCGCCGTTGCCGGAGGACCTCATCTACTTCTCCCCGGGCAAGCTGCGCTACGCCAACAAGCTGCTGCACGGGGAGCACTTCGGGGAGGGACACGCACTGCTGGTCACCTCCGCCGACGCCGCCTCGGAGAAGGCCGTCGTGGATCTGCTCTCCTCGTTGGGCATCAAGGAGGAACCGGCGTACCAGGCCCGCCTGCTGTGGCACGAGCGCTCCTTCCCCATGAAGCTGCGCCGCCTCGGCCCAGGTATGCTCGGGGCGGAGGTGCTGGCGCCCATGTCCAACCTCAAGGCCATACTGCACCGGGCCGAGGACCTCTGCCAGGAGTTCGACCTGGACCCCCTGCTCGAGGTGCATTTCATGCAGGGCCGAGAATCGCTACTGCTCTGCTACTATCTAACGGACCAGGTCAACCAGTCGCTGTATACCCTGGACGCCGCCAAGTCCATGGTGGTGACCTCCTCCCTCATCGGGCTGGGGGCGCGACCGTACTCCCTGGGCGTCTGGAACAACTCCTTCGCCGACCACTGGCCGGAGGAAGAGAGGGAGAGGCTGAGGAAGGCCAAGGACAAACTGGACCCCACCAACGTCATGAACCCGGGCAAGTACTTCGCCTTGAAAGGTAGAATGTTCGGCGCCGCCGGCCTGGTCTTCAGCCCCCTGGGCTCGGGAACGGGCTTCCGGTTCATGGCCCGGCTGCACGCGCCGCTGGGCCTCGTTTTCCGCTCGCTCTCCTCTGTTTCCCGCAAGGCCATGGGGCCCCGGAAACGGGACGTGCTGGTGGAGATGGCCAACCAGTGCGCCATGTGCGGTGCCTGCGTGAGCGTCTGCCCGGCGTACGCCTTGACCAAGGACGAGAGGGTCACCGCCCGCGGCAAGCTGCTGACGGCCAAGGCCATGGCCGAGGGGAAGGAGATCACCAAGGAGCACGCCCACCGAGCCTTCCTGTGCATGAGGTGCAAGGCCTGCGAGCAGGTCTGCCAGTCCAAGCTGGACCTGATACCGGCGTACGAGGAGCTGGAGGCCCGCCTGGAGAAGAAGTACGGAAAGGACGCCGTGGAGATAGAGCGCTTCGTCCGCCTGGCCGAGGTCAGCCCGCACTACGAGGAGATGATCTCCCGCGGCCTGGTGCTGGGGGCGCCCAAGAACGGCATGGGAGGTGAGCGCCGTGTATGA
- a CDS encoding FmdE family protein, which produces MKNETQVKLPDWTWEFHGHRCPFMPIGYRMGVVAMRELGIERVKDHGAFALAEMGVGHPQTCMIDGVMAATGCTYGKLMMERLNYGKVAITLYAPGKGAVRVYLNSDFQDLLGKEEFFAYRKKGIEPSDIPVELTERVIKMVMETSEEQMFKIEKKPDFSFSRPKGSFAKVKCSKCGEYTFERYVRTVDGKSVCIPCSGFTESRIDALKGMQ; this is translated from the coding sequence ATGAAGAACGAAACGCAGGTAAAGCTGCCAGACTGGACCTGGGAATTCCATGGCCACCGCTGCCCGTTCATGCCGATAGGTTACCGGATGGGCGTGGTCGCCATGCGCGAGCTTGGGATCGAGAGGGTCAAGGACCACGGCGCGTTCGCCCTAGCGGAAATGGGCGTGGGGCATCCGCAGACATGCATGATAGACGGGGTCATGGCTGCCACCGGCTGCACCTATGGAAAGCTCATGATGGAACGTTTGAACTATGGCAAGGTGGCGATCACCCTGTACGCCCCGGGAAAGGGAGCGGTGAGGGTCTACCTCAACTCCGATTTCCAGGACCTGCTGGGCAAGGAGGAGTTCTTCGCCTACCGCAAGAAAGGGATCGAGCCATCGGACATCCCGGTCGAGCTGACGGAAAGGGTGATCAAGATGGTGATGGAGACCAGCGAGGAACAGATGTTCAAGATCGAAAAGAAGCCGGATTTCTCCTTCTCCCGCCCGAAAGGCTCGTTCGCCAAGGTCAAGTGCTCGAAATGCGGGGAATACACCTTCGAGCGCTACGTCCGGACCGTAGATGGCAAGTCCGTGTGCATCCCCTGCTCGGGGTTCACGGAATCAAGGATCGATGCCTTGAAGGGCATGCAGTAA